The following are encoded in a window of Hemicordylus capensis ecotype Gifberg chromosome 12, rHemCap1.1.pri, whole genome shotgun sequence genomic DNA:
- the LOC128336040 gene encoding septin-4-like isoform X2, giving the protein MIKYLLKEDSEEAELVQFLKECPSEEGFSLVRPVEAQKVESLGCQEPEMFSSVARPPAHKGLEEKEQKTFHCPQPLHFQPQHMAAPTPPSPSRPRSPWGRLDPYESDEDDKEYVGFATLPNQIHRKSVKKGFDFTLMVAGESGLGKSTLVKSLFLTDLYKDRNLLNSEERIIQTVEITKHVVDIEEKGVKLHLTIVDTPGFGDAVNNTECWRPVADYVDEQFEQYFRDESGLNRKNILDNWVHCCLYFISPFGHGLRPLDVEFMKALHQHVNIVPVLAKADTLMRSEVDQMKNKIRHEIEQFGIRIYQFPDCDSDEDEDFKLQDQALKESIPFAVIGSNTVVEAKGRRVRGRLYPWGIVEVENPSHCDFVKLRTMLVRTHMQDLKDVTRETHYENYRAQCIQSMTRMVVKERNCKRDSLSLRLCCSDCSME; this is encoded by the exons ATCAAGTACTTGCTGAAGGAGGACTCAGAGGAGGCTGAGCTCGTTCAGTTCCTCAAGGAGTGTCCTTCCGAGGAGGGCTTCAGTCTCGTGCGGCCAGTGGAGGCTCAGAAGGTCGAaagcctgggctgccaagagcccgagaTGTTCTCCAGCGTGGCCAGGCCTCCTGCTCACAAGGGgttggaggagaaggagcagaagaCCTTCCACTGTCCCCAACCCCTCCACTTCCAGCCGCAGCACATGGCTGCCCCCACGCCCCCCAGCCCTTCCCGTCCCAGAAGCCCTTGGGGCAGGCTTGATCCGTACGAGTCTGATGAG gacgATAAAGAGTACGTGGGTTTTGCTACACTCCCCAATCAAATCCATCGGAAGTCAGTGAAGAAAGGGTTTGACTTTACCCTCATGGTTGCAG GAGAGTCTGGACTGGGGAAATCCACTCTGGTGAAGAGCCTCTTTCTCACAGATTTGTACAAGGATCGCAATCTCTTAAATTCAGAAG AGAGGATCATCCAGACGGTGGAGATCACCAAGCATGTGGTGGACATTGAGGAGAAAGGCGTGAAGCTGCACCTGACCATTGTGGACACGCCGGGCTTTGGGGACGCCGTCAACAATACCGAGTG CTGGAGGCCTGTGGCCGACTACGTAGACGAGCAGTTTGAACAGTATTTCCGGGATGAAAGCGGACTGAACCGGAAGAACATTCTGGACAACTGGGTCCATTGCTGTCTCTACTTCATCTCGCCCTTTGGACATGG GCTGCGACCTCTGGACGTCGAATTCATGAAAGCACTCCATCAGCATGTGAATATCGTCCCTGTCCTGGCCAAAGCTGACACCCTGATGCGCTCTGAGGTGGACCAGATGAAAAACAAG ATCCGTCATGAAATTGAACAATTTGGGATCCGGATCTACCAGTTTCCTGACTGTGATTCAGATGAAGATGAGGATTTTAAGCTGCAAGATCAGGCACTTAAG GAGAGCATCCCTTTCGCTGTGATCGGTAGCAACACGGTGGTGGAGGCCAAAGGCAGACGGGTCCGTGGGAGGCTTTATCCTTGGGGCATTGTGGAAG TGGAGAACCCCTCGCACTGCGACTTTGTCAAGCTGCGCACCATGTTGGTGAGGACCCACATGCAGGACCTGAAGGATGTGACACGGGAGACGCACTACGAGAACTACCGGGCGCAGTGCATCCAGAGCATGACCCGCATGGTCGTGAAGGAGCGGAATTGCAA
- the LOC128336040 gene encoding septin-4-like isoform X4, giving the protein MIKYLLKEDSEEAELVQFLKECPSEEGFSLVRPVEAQKVESLGCQEPEMFSSVARPPAHKGLEEKEQKTFHCPQPLHFQPQHMAAPTPPSPSRPRSPWGRLDPYESDEDDKEYVGFATLPNQIHRKSVKKGFDFTLMVAGESGLGKSTLVKSLFLTDLYKDRNLLNSEERIIQTVEITKHVVDIEEKGVKLHLTIVDTPGFGDAVNNTECWRPVADYVDEQFEQYFRDESGLNRKNILDNWVHCCLYFISPFGHGLRPLDVEFMKALHQHVNIVPVLAKADTLMRSEVDQMKNKIRHEIEQFGIRIYQFPDCDSDEDEDFKLQDQALKESIPFAVIGSNTVVEAKGRRVRGRLYPWGIVEVENPSHCDFVKLRTMLVRTHMQDLKDVTRETHYENYRAQCIQSMTRMVVKERNCKHKDKRRSLNYPQLG; this is encoded by the exons ATCAAGTACTTGCTGAAGGAGGACTCAGAGGAGGCTGAGCTCGTTCAGTTCCTCAAGGAGTGTCCTTCCGAGGAGGGCTTCAGTCTCGTGCGGCCAGTGGAGGCTCAGAAGGTCGAaagcctgggctgccaagagcccgagaTGTTCTCCAGCGTGGCCAGGCCTCCTGCTCACAAGGGgttggaggagaaggagcagaagaCCTTCCACTGTCCCCAACCCCTCCACTTCCAGCCGCAGCACATGGCTGCCCCCACGCCCCCCAGCCCTTCCCGTCCCAGAAGCCCTTGGGGCAGGCTTGATCCGTACGAGTCTGATGAG gacgATAAAGAGTACGTGGGTTTTGCTACACTCCCCAATCAAATCCATCGGAAGTCAGTGAAGAAAGGGTTTGACTTTACCCTCATGGTTGCAG GAGAGTCTGGACTGGGGAAATCCACTCTGGTGAAGAGCCTCTTTCTCACAGATTTGTACAAGGATCGCAATCTCTTAAATTCAGAAG AGAGGATCATCCAGACGGTGGAGATCACCAAGCATGTGGTGGACATTGAGGAGAAAGGCGTGAAGCTGCACCTGACCATTGTGGACACGCCGGGCTTTGGGGACGCCGTCAACAATACCGAGTG CTGGAGGCCTGTGGCCGACTACGTAGACGAGCAGTTTGAACAGTATTTCCGGGATGAAAGCGGACTGAACCGGAAGAACATTCTGGACAACTGGGTCCATTGCTGTCTCTACTTCATCTCGCCCTTTGGACATGG GCTGCGACCTCTGGACGTCGAATTCATGAAAGCACTCCATCAGCATGTGAATATCGTCCCTGTCCTGGCCAAAGCTGACACCCTGATGCGCTCTGAGGTGGACCAGATGAAAAACAAG ATCCGTCATGAAATTGAACAATTTGGGATCCGGATCTACCAGTTTCCTGACTGTGATTCAGATGAAGATGAGGATTTTAAGCTGCAAGATCAGGCACTTAAG GAGAGCATCCCTTTCGCTGTGATCGGTAGCAACACGGTGGTGGAGGCCAAAGGCAGACGGGTCCGTGGGAGGCTTTATCCTTGGGGCATTGTGGAAG TGGAGAACCCCTCGCACTGCGACTTTGTCAAGCTGCGCACCATGTTGGTGAGGACCCACATGCAGGACCTGAAGGATGTGACACGGGAGACGCACTACGAGAACTACCGGGCGCAGTGCATCCAGAGCATGACCCGCATGGTCGTGAAGGAGCGGAATTGCAA GCATAAGGACAAGAGGCGGTCACTTAACTATCCCCAGCTGGGGTGA
- the LOC128336040 gene encoding septin-4-like isoform X3: MIKYLLKEDSEEAELVQFLKECPSEEGFSLVRPVEAQKVESLGCQEPEMFSSVARPPAHKGLEEKEQKTFHCPQPLHFQPQHMAAPTPPSPSRPRSPWGRLDPYESDEDDKEYVGFATLPNQIHRKSVKKGFDFTLMVAGESGLGKSTLVKSLFLTDLYKDRNLLNSEERIIQTVEITKHVVDIEEKGVKLHLTIVDTPGFGDAVNNTECWRPVADYVDEQFEQYFRDESGLNRKNILDNWVHCCLYFISPFGHGLRPLDVEFMKALHQHVNIVPVLAKADTLMRSEVDQMKNKIRHEIEQFGIRIYQFPDCDSDEDEDFKLQDQALKESIPFAVIGSNTVVEAKGRRVRGRLYPWGIVEVENPSHCDFVKLRTMLVRTHMQDLKDVTRETHYENYRAQCIQSMTRMVVKERNCNAIQLGAASNTDTDTAS, encoded by the exons ATCAAGTACTTGCTGAAGGAGGACTCAGAGGAGGCTGAGCTCGTTCAGTTCCTCAAGGAGTGTCCTTCCGAGGAGGGCTTCAGTCTCGTGCGGCCAGTGGAGGCTCAGAAGGTCGAaagcctgggctgccaagagcccgagaTGTTCTCCAGCGTGGCCAGGCCTCCTGCTCACAAGGGgttggaggagaaggagcagaagaCCTTCCACTGTCCCCAACCCCTCCACTTCCAGCCGCAGCACATGGCTGCCCCCACGCCCCCCAGCCCTTCCCGTCCCAGAAGCCCTTGGGGCAGGCTTGATCCGTACGAGTCTGATGAG gacgATAAAGAGTACGTGGGTTTTGCTACACTCCCCAATCAAATCCATCGGAAGTCAGTGAAGAAAGGGTTTGACTTTACCCTCATGGTTGCAG GAGAGTCTGGACTGGGGAAATCCACTCTGGTGAAGAGCCTCTTTCTCACAGATTTGTACAAGGATCGCAATCTCTTAAATTCAGAAG AGAGGATCATCCAGACGGTGGAGATCACCAAGCATGTGGTGGACATTGAGGAGAAAGGCGTGAAGCTGCACCTGACCATTGTGGACACGCCGGGCTTTGGGGACGCCGTCAACAATACCGAGTG CTGGAGGCCTGTGGCCGACTACGTAGACGAGCAGTTTGAACAGTATTTCCGGGATGAAAGCGGACTGAACCGGAAGAACATTCTGGACAACTGGGTCCATTGCTGTCTCTACTTCATCTCGCCCTTTGGACATGG GCTGCGACCTCTGGACGTCGAATTCATGAAAGCACTCCATCAGCATGTGAATATCGTCCCTGTCCTGGCCAAAGCTGACACCCTGATGCGCTCTGAGGTGGACCAGATGAAAAACAAG ATCCGTCATGAAATTGAACAATTTGGGATCCGGATCTACCAGTTTCCTGACTGTGATTCAGATGAAGATGAGGATTTTAAGCTGCAAGATCAGGCACTTAAG GAGAGCATCCCTTTCGCTGTGATCGGTAGCAACACGGTGGTGGAGGCCAAAGGCAGACGGGTCCGTGGGAGGCTTTATCCTTGGGGCATTGTGGAAG TGGAGAACCCCTCGCACTGCGACTTTGTCAAGCTGCGCACCATGTTGGTGAGGACCCACATGCAGGACCTGAAGGATGTGACACGGGAGACGCACTACGAGAACTACCGGGCGCAGTGCATCCAGAGCATGACCCGCATGGTCGTGAAGGAGCGGAATTGCAA tgcaatacagCTCGGAGCAGCTTCCAACACAGACACAGATACAG